The following are encoded together in the Brassica napus cultivar Da-Ae chromosome A9, Da-Ae, whole genome shotgun sequence genome:
- the LOC106364371 gene encoding putative UDP-arabinose 4-epimerase 4 yields MLTLFGVRNQRRSSRPLSVGDMDYLEPKTKNNLLGKLLLLASLVILAIIVISRSSSFTSPSVFSQREEGVTHVLVTGGAGYIGSHAALRLLKDSYRVTIVDNLSRGNLGAVKVLQGLFPQTGRLQFIYADLGDPAAVEKIFSENAFDAVMHFAAVAYVGESTLYPLKYYHNITSNTLGVLEAMARHKVKKLIYSSTCATYGEPEKMPITEDTPQVPINPYGKAKKMAEDMILDFSKNSDMAVMILRYFNVIGSDPGGRLGEAPRPELREQGRISDACFDAARGFIPGLQVKGTDYKTSDGTCIRDYIDVTDLVDAHVKALQKAQPRKVGIYNVGTGKGRSVKEFVEACKKATGAEIKVDFLPRRPGDYAEVYSDPTKILRDLNWTAQYTNLQNSLQVAWRWQKIHPHGYASY; encoded by the exons ATGCTAACTTTGTTTGGAGTCAGAAATCAACGAAGAAGCTCAAGACCTTTGTCTGTAGGAG ATATggattacttagaacccaaaACAAAGAACAATCTACTGGGAAAGCTTCTCTTATTAGCTTCTCTAGTAATCTTAGCTATCATTGTGATCAGTCGATCTTCAAGCTTCACATCACCGAGCGTG TTTTCTCAAAGAGAGGAAGGAGTGACTCATGTGTTAGTCACTGGTGGAGCTGGCTATATCGGTTCACATGCGGCTTTAAGGCTGCTTAAGGATTCATACCGCGTAACCATTGTG GACAATCTTTCCCGTGGGAATCTTGGCGCGGTTAAGGTTTTACAGGGATTGTTCCCACAAACTGGAAGACTTCAGTTCATTTACGCTGATCTCGGAGATCCCGCAGCT GTCGAGAAAATCTTCTCAGAGAACGCCTTTGACGCTGTGATGCATTTTGCTGCGGTGGCTTATGTTGGAGAAAGCACTCTTTATCCTCTAAA ATACTACCATAACATTACATCAAATACATTAGGAGTTCTTGAAGCTATGGCTAGACATAAAGTGAAGAAACTGATATACTCTAGCACTTGTGCTACTTATGGAGAGCCTGAAAAAATGCCCATTACTGAAGATACTCCACAG gTCCCGATAAATCCTTATGGAAAAGCTAAAAAGATGGCAGAGGATATGATCTTGGATTTCTCTAAGAACTCCGACATGGCGGTTATGATCTTAAG ATACTTCAATGTGATCGGTTCAGATCCAGGAGGGAGACTAGGAGAAGCTCCAAGACCGGAGCTTCGTGAGCAAGGACGGATATCCGATGCTTGTTTTGATGCAGCTCGCGGTTTCATTCCCGGACTACAA GTCAAAGGAACGGACTACAAAACATCGGACGGGACTTGCATTAGAGACTATATAGATGTTACTGACCTTGTGGATGCTCACGTGAAGGCTCTCCAAAAAGCTCAGCCTCGTAAAGTCGGTATCTACAATGTTGGAACCGGAAAAG GAAGATCGGTTAAAGAATTTGTGGAGGCGTGTAAGAAGGCAACAGGAGCTGAGATCAAAGTAGACTTCCTACCCCGACGACCAGGAGATTACGCAGAGGTATATAGTGATCCGACAAAGATTTTGAGAGACTTGAACTGGACTGCTCAATACACAAATCTTCAGAATAGTCTTCAAGTTGCTTGGAGGTGGCAAAAGATTCATCCTCATGGATATGCTTCTTactaa
- the LOC106364370 gene encoding uncharacterized protein LOC106364370, which produces MTKNSKASSLCLLLLLILVFSLSSQPALSFRAPKPQSQPTSPQTIIDDSSSMGKIDHAKSMIADFFSHKFPLKSWPIPKYPPFTLVNPNIQTNPSGAQEESEKLPSSPVKANKDGGNA; this is translated from the coding sequence ATGACAAAGAACTCAAAGGCTTCTTCTCTATGTCTACTACTCCTCCTCATCCTCGTCTTCTCTCTCAGTTCTCAACCAGCACTCTCCTTTCGTGCCCCAAAACCGCAATCACAACCAACATCACCTCAAACCATAATCGATGATTCGTCTTCAATGGGCAAGATCGACCATGCAAAATCCATGATTGCTGATTTCTTCAGCCACAAGTTTCCACTAAAGAGCTGGCCTATCCCCAAGTACCCACCGTTCACATTGGTTAACCCTAATATTCAAACAAACCCTTCTGGAGCTCAAGAGGAATCAGAGAAGTTACCTTCTTCCCCAGTCAAAGCCAACAAAGATGGAGGAAACGCCTAA
- the LOC106434277 gene encoding vacuolar protein sorting-associated protein 2 homolog 2 isoform X2 codes for MNIFRKKATPKDALRTSKREMSVATRGIEREISSLQLEAATKILARQLVRLRQQITNLQGSRAQIRGVTTHTQALYASTSISSGMKGATKAMVAMNKQMAPTKQAKVIKDFQKQSAQLDMTIEMMSEAIDETLDKDEAEEETEDLTNQVLDEIGVGVASQLSSAPKGRIATKTAAPPPPATTTNSNSSESSEVDELEKRLASLRRI; via the exons ATGAACATTTTCAGGAAGAAGGCTACTCCCAAAG ATGCTCTTCGCACCAGTAAGAGAGAAATGTCTGTGGCTACACGAG GTATCGAGCGAGAGATTTCATCTCTTCAGCTGGAG GCGGCGACAAAGATTTTAGCACGTCAACTTGTAAGATTGAGGCAACAGATTACAAACTTACAGGGAAGCCGTGCTCAAATCAGAGGTGTAACGACTCACACACAG GCTCTCTATGCCAGCACTTCCATTTCTTCTGGTATGAAAGGTGCAACCAAAGCTATGGTTGCAATGAACAAG CAAATGGCACCAACGAAACAAGCCAAAGTGATTAAGGATTTCCAGAAACAGTCTGCACAGCTAGACATGACG ATAGAGATGATGTCAGAGGCAATTGATGAAACGCTTGACAAAGATGAGGctgaagaagaaacagaagacCTCACTAACCAAGTTCTTGATGAGATTGGTGTTGGAGTTGCATCTCAG TTATCTTCAGCTCCAAAAGGTCGGATCGCTACAAAAACCgcagctcctcctcctcctgcaaCTACTACCAACAGCAACAG CTCTGAATCAAGTGAAGTGGATGAGCTTGAGAAGAGGTTGGCTTCACTGCGAAGAATCTGA
- the LOC106434277 gene encoding vacuolar protein sorting-associated protein 2 homolog 2 isoform X1, translating into MNIFRKKATPKDALRTSKREMSVATRGIEREISSLQLEEKRLVAEIKKTAKTGNEAATKILARQLVRLRQQITNLQGSRAQIRGVTTHTQALYASTSISSGMKGATKAMVAMNKQMAPTKQAKVIKDFQKQSAQLDMTIEMMSEAIDETLDKDEAEEETEDLTNQVLDEIGVGVASQLSSAPKGRIATKTAAPPPPATTTNSNSSESSEVDELEKRLASLRRI; encoded by the exons ATGAACATTTTCAGGAAGAAGGCTACTCCCAAAG ATGCTCTTCGCACCAGTAAGAGAGAAATGTCTGTGGCTACACGAG GTATCGAGCGAGAGATTTCATCTCTTCAGCTGGAG GAGAAGAGACTAGTTGCTGAAATCAAAAAAACTGCTAAAACTGGAAACGAG GCGGCGACAAAGATTTTAGCACGTCAACTTGTAAGATTGAGGCAACAGATTACAAACTTACAGGGAAGCCGTGCTCAAATCAGAGGTGTAACGACTCACACACAG GCTCTCTATGCCAGCACTTCCATTTCTTCTGGTATGAAAGGTGCAACCAAAGCTATGGTTGCAATGAACAAG CAAATGGCACCAACGAAACAAGCCAAAGTGATTAAGGATTTCCAGAAACAGTCTGCACAGCTAGACATGACG ATAGAGATGATGTCAGAGGCAATTGATGAAACGCTTGACAAAGATGAGGctgaagaagaaacagaagacCTCACTAACCAAGTTCTTGATGAGATTGGTGTTGGAGTTGCATCTCAG TTATCTTCAGCTCCAAAAGGTCGGATCGCTACAAAAACCgcagctcctcctcctcctgcaaCTACTACCAACAGCAACAG CTCTGAATCAAGTGAAGTGGATGAGCTTGAGAAGAGGTTGGCTTCACTGCGAAGAATCTGA
- the LOC106364367 gene encoding plasma membrane-associated cation-binding protein 1-like — protein MGYWKSKIVPTMKKLFERSPANKDVVAEASKTPAFDDSKEAINKEIEDKKTELEPKVLDIYEATSAELKALVREPKEDGLTKHSAEVNKFLEALVEIGFPGSKDACELSSTSSGPVTFIFEKVCVFLPVEEKSREVENVEEVAKTEEPSKEEDTKPAKEDEIITTAEKEKETVEEKKEEVLPALVPVVAAAEEEKPAVEEEKKPAVEEEKKEAVEEQKKPVEEVNKEVVAAAAPVVETPSTNVTAAPVVDAPAKAPEALAAEPEKV, from the exons atgGGTTACTGGAAATCGAAGATTGTTCCAACAATGAAGAAATTGTTCGAGAGAAGCCCAGCAAACAAGGATGTTGTTGCTGAGGCTAGCAAGACCCCCGCCTTTGATGATTCTAAG GAAGCAATCAACAAGGAGATTGAAGACAAAAAGACAGAACTGGAACCCAAGGTCTTGGATATCTATGAAGCCACGTCTGCTGAACTCAAG gCTTTGGTGAGGGAGCCTAAAGAAGATGGTTTAACGAAACACTCTGCCGAAGTGAACAAATTCCTCGAGGCACTTGTTGAAATTG GATTCCCTGGATCAAAGGATGCGTGTGAACTTTCATCTACTAGCTCCGGACCAGTGACGTTCATATTTGAGAAAGTATGTGTGTTTCTCCCGGTGGAGGAGAAGTCACGAGAGGTGGAAAATGTGGAAGAAGTCGCGAAAACCGAAGAACCGTCCAAAGAAGAAGACACCAAACCGGCCAAGGAAGATGAGATTATTACAACCgctgagaaagagaaagaaacagttgaagagaagaaagaagaggttCTACCCGCACTTGTTCCTGTCGTGGCGGCTGCGGAGGAGGAGAAGCCAGCCGtggaagaggagaagaagccAGCCGtggaagaggagaagaaggaagCAGTGGAAGAGCAGAAGAAGCCAGTGGAAGAGGTAAACAAAGAAGTTGTTGCCGCAGCAGCTCCGGTGGTTGAAACTCCGTCGACCAATGTCACAGCAGCTCCggtggttgatgctccggcaaAGGCTCCCGAAGCCTTGGCGGCTGAGCCAGAAAAGGTTTAA
- the LOC106362941 gene encoding putative F-box/kelch-repeat protein At4g39756, whose product MKMEREEARPQIKLLCRAWYALKNAKGYLHHLLLYLETLSTFPPTTTAINSDVEPPSSHPSFLSLPEDVVLNCLARISRWYYPKLSLVSKTFHSLIRSDELSMERFHLKTTEALFYVCLQFTDHPVPSWFSLWIKPDQILTNDVEEDYNKSTGNTLLVGIPSPTIDIGLVGSKFQKFIPQKISPTLSFSPMYSRNKGNSFVFRAPIMKVARNNNAVAGFLDGKIYVMGGCSPNESTSWAEVFDTTTRVWESLPDPGHELRSSLIKPLIVTKGKVYVESSNKKNINFYDPKQGRWGVAENRPFVEKTCVIENVLYSCDRFGCFWSDTKHNKWMVVHGLEVFNRNRRGGITALANYCGKLLILWDRPGPCQNTNIWCSVIALERRDEVVWGHVEWASVVLTVPSSYHFLRCEVKSG is encoded by the coding sequence ATGAAGATGGAACGAGAAGAAGCACGGCCGCAAATAAAACTCCTATGTCGAGCCTGGTATGCTCTTAAGAATGCAAAAGGATATTTACATCACTTGTTGCTATATTTGGAAACGCTCTCTACTTTTCCTCCGACCACCACCGCTATAAATTCGGATGTGGAACCACCATCGTCACATCCATCGTTTTTATCACTTCCAGAAGACGTTGTTCTGAACTGCTTAGCACGCATATCGAGATGGTACTACCCGAAACTCTCCCTTGTCTCCAAGACCTTCCACTCTCTCATTAGATCCGATGAGCTCTCGATGGAGAGATTTCACCTCAAAACCACCGAAGCCTTATTTTACGTCTGCTTACAGTTTACCGATCATCCTGTTCCCTCCTGGTTTAGCCTCTGGATAAAACCTGATCAAATTCTAACGAATGACGTGGAGGAGGATTATAACAAGTCTACTGGAAACACTTTGTTGGTAGGAATACCCTCACCAACAATAGATATTGGTTTGGTTGGTTCCaaattccaaaaatttattCCACAAAAAATTTCTCCCACGTTATCGTTTTCTCCCATGTATTCCCGTAATAAGGGGAATAGCTTCGTCTTTAGAGCCCCTATCATGAAGGTGGCTCGAAATAATAACGCCGTTGCTGGCTTCCTCGACGGGAAAATATATGTCATGGGTGGTTGCAGCCCAAATGAATCCACGAGTTGGGCTGAGGTTTTTGACACAACGACTCGAGTTTGGGAATCTTTACCTGATCCTGGCCATGAGCTCCGCTCCTCTTTAATTAAACCATTGATAGTGACTAAAGGAAAGGTTTACGTTGAGAGCAGCAACAAGaagaatattaatttttatgatcCAAAACAAGGTAGATGGGGCGTTGCAGAAAATCGACCCTTTGTTGAAAAGACGTGTGTGATAGAGAATGTTTTATACTCATGCGATCGTTTTGGTTGTTTTTGGAGTGACACAAAGCATAACAAGTGGATGGTGGTCCATGGTTTGGAGGTATTTAATAGGAATCGTCGTGGTGGTATTACTGCATTAGCTAACTACTGTGGGAAACTCTTAATCTTATGGGACAGGCCTGGTCCTTGTCAAAACACGAACATTTGGTGTTCGGTTATTGCGCTTGAAAGACGAGATGAAGTCGTCTGGGGACACGTTGAGTGGGCTAGTGTTGTGCTTACGGTTCCCAGTTCTTACCATTTCTTGCGTTGTGAAGTGAAATCAGGTTGA